In one Magallana gigas chromosome 7, xbMagGiga1.1, whole genome shotgun sequence genomic region, the following are encoded:
- the LOC105331743 gene encoding uncharacterized protein has protein sequence MRFFAVLRCSRISKSSVNMTEFMKNFPAEVAPKAKELAVLNQGLSGALTNKPDTKPTVDFDYYKSRIPDKAFVDKLEKFYTSATIPYPNDPDNKKVTLEEEKRKISQSGEDMVEEMDLIIFENDLKMKAINSLPPMQHMSREMLCYYFPDASNNDEKSPVSEGRFYGIRWFPGYSYGFDRYPKWQLGNRFNNEWEFFPPKEISQRWENLNLQFKREEQFLMDDSKPAEK, from the exons ATGAGGTTCTTTGCAGTCCTCCGTTGCTCCAGGATATCCAAATCCAGTGTTAATATGacagaatttatgaaaaattttccAGCAGAAGTAGCACCTAAAGCGAAAGAGTTAGCAGTGTTAAACCAAGGATTATCTGGAGC CTTAACAAACAAACCTGACACCAAGCCAACTGTGGATTTTGATTATTACAAAAGCAGGATACCCGACAAAGCCTTTGTTGATAAACTAGAGAAATTT TACACTTCGGCCACTATTCCTTACCCCAATGACCCCGACAATAAGAAGGTTACATTGGAGGAGGAGAAAAGGAAAATT TCACAGAGTGGGGAAGACATGGTTGAGGAAATGGacttgatcatttttgaaaatgatctCAAG ATGAAGGCCATCAACAGCCTACCTCCCATGCAGCACATGTCGCGGGAAATGTTGTGTTACTACTTCCCGGATGCCTCCAACAATGACGAGAAGTCACCTGTATCGGAGGGTAGGTTCTATGGAATCAGGTGGTTCCCTGGATATTCCTATGGTTTCGACAGGTACCCTAAGTGGCAACTTGGAAACCGATTCAACAATGAATGGGAATTCTTTCCTCCCAAGGAAATTAGCCAGAGATGGGAAAATCTGAACCTACAGTTCAAGAGAGAGGAACAGTTTCTGATGGACGACTCCAAACCAGCTGAGAAATAA